TCCCTTCCAATGGGGATCGTCTTGATTACTCCAACAACAAATTCTCGTCCATCCCCCAGAGTAGTTTCCTCCGCTTCATCCAAATAAACCCCCTCCTCGAACGGTCCGGGCTCACGACCTACTCTGTCAACCTTGCGAACAATGAACTGAGTGGGCCTATCCCCTACTCAGAATGTCGTGAGCAGTATGCTCTCAGAATGCTAGACCTATCCGGCAATAATCTCAGCGGATCGGTGCCACCTTATTTGTTGAAAGGTTGCGGTCAACTCATTATGTTGAACTTGAGGGGAAATCATCTTGACGGAACATGGCCTGACAAGACTAGCGAATCATGTCAGTTGCAGCTGATAGATTTACATGGGAATCATATCCAGGGGCGCCTCCCGAGATCGTTGGCTCGGTGCCAATATTTGATAGCTCTTGACATTGGTGGGAACCATTTCACAGACTCTTTCCCTATATGGATGGGTCAGCTACCGCAACTCCGACTAATTATCTTGAGAAACAACAATTTTCATGGCCCCGTGAGCATCTCTCCTCTTGTGGAGAAGAACTCGAGTGCCGATTACTTTTCCCGTGTACGAATCATTGACCTTGCAGGAAATCGCTTCAATGGCGATCTAGCACCAGATTTCTTCAAGAGTTTCAAGTCCATGGTTTGGGATCCGAACAGAACGATTGCAGAATATGATGATTATACTACAGTGTCTGCGAAAGAAGGATTTATTTCTTATCTGGTGGCGGTTGATGTGGCCATGAAACAACAATACATGAGGGTGTCAAAAGTCAGTACTGACCTGGTGGTGATTGACCTGTCTAGCAACCGGTTCAGTGGCTTCATCCCGAGGTCAATCAGCAACCTGTCGTCCCTGCATGTTGTAAACTTGTCTCGCAATGCCTTTGGTGGCAACATCCCACGCGAGCTCGGCCAGTTGGCCCGGATCGAGTCACTGGACCTGTCGTGGAACCATCTTGTAGGGGAGATCCCGCAGGAGCTAGCAACAGTGACCACACTCGCGTGGCTCAACCTCTCCTATAATGATCTCAGTGGGAGGATACCTTCGGGCAGCCAGTTTTCCACATTCACCAGCAGCTCGTTCCAGGGCGGAAACAAAGGGTTGTACGGATGCCCACTTCTTGTGAAATGTAACCTTACATTCGTGACTTCGCCATCTTCGTCACTGCCACCTCCTGTGCGAGAAGGATCAACATTTGAGGATATCATGTTATGGCTTTTTGTTGGTGTAGGCTTCGGAGTCGGATTTGCGCTGACAATCGTATTGCAGGTTGTTTGCAGTGGTCGTCGCGAGAAAATAGCACACAGCGCTAGATGAAGTAGTTACCTagtctttttatttattttacaaTCAAGGATGTGTGGTGTAATTTCATGAGCGAATCCAAGATATATATGGTTCAATGCATGCAATATGTACGAGTCTAAAGAAATGACCAGAACACTGGAGCTctccttttcccttttttttggCAGAGATACTTGAAGCCCTTGATCCGTGCATTTTGAGCTTCCATTTTTTTACAGTTTAGAAGCTATAAAAGCAAGAACAGGATACCAAGAGCTCTTCCTTGTATAATCCGAGCTTTGAGTACTCCAATAATTTTTTTAGGGAAGGCCATCATGGCTAGCTTTATTAAAACTTAAATAATGTTTACATCGTCTACGAGCTTACTGACAATAAAGTCAGGGGGCTCGTCCAACCAACTAAATGAAGTCTTATTACAGTAACTAAAATGAGCTAGCATATGAGCCACTTGATTACAAGATCTATAACAATGCTTATAAACGACCTTCCCTATTGAAGTACTAGTGTCCAAACATTCTGCGAATATTGCCGCCGCCGGGTCCCACCATATGGTTTGTCCATCACAATAATTAGTGGGTCTTTTTTTTGCATCCACTTTAAAAACCCGACTAAAAGGGCATAACCATGTAATTTCTGAACTTTCATAACCGTAGGCTAAACATAAGAATAGCCCAAGTTCCATCTGTTGTAAAGCACGCCAATGGCGTATCTTGTTCTTGTCAACATGCATAAGGATAAAATTGGTTAATCTTGTTATACAAATTTGGAGTGATTCATAACATGGTTAGGTAATTAGCCAGATTTCTTTTAAACCTAATCCAAATTAGCATCATCAGAAGATTACTGACATGGTAAATCACATACAACAGACTCGGAACATCTAGCACACACGCATGTGTTAGGGAACATGTGTGTCTGTTCACGTCTGTGTGTTAGGACTGAGTCATAAGGCTAGTTTTCTGTGAGTATGATAAGCCCACGTACAGATATATATTGTGTAAACACCCAATCAATGAGATACGAAGGGTTGCACGAATCCCTCCCTTCCTTCTGTCCCATCCGATTCTAACATGGTATCAATTTTCTAGATCCTATTCCTCGGCTGCCCCACCTGCTTCCTTGCAACAATGAGCTCATCTTCCTCCCTCTCCTCCGGTGGCTCAGATTCTGACAAGGAGTTCGGCCTCCCCATCGCAACACGGACTCTACCCACTCCCCAAATCCAGGGACTTCGCATCCGCGATCACGTCCTGGCCACTCTCAATTTTGAGAAGGACAAATATGGACTATGGTGTCGCCAGTTCCTTGCCGCGCTCACGTCGACGGCCCGCCGTCGCAGGCCTCCTCTGGTTGGACCCTCAGCGActtcaccatcctttcctagtACAACGCCACCACTACTCCCTTGACCTtggagatcatcgaggagcacaAGGACACGACGTACATGCTCTAGCGCTACCTTTGCTACCTCTTCCGCAGCAACCGGGACGCCAACATCACATACCTCCTCGATGAGTTTCATAGCTTCATCCAAGGAGACCACTCCGTCGTCAACTACACCTCCAAGCTCAAGTAGATCGCCGACACTCTTCGGGACATCGTTCACCGTGTCAAGGATCATGATCTCGTCCACAACGTCCTGCGCAGCCTCGACGACCGCTTCCAGCACGCCATCCTGCACAAGACCAGCGGCCGTGTCACATCCCAAATTTTCTCTAAATTTAGGGTGTGCATTTAGATGCATTGCACCCATGATTTTGTTGCATATTTGGTTCTTGAAATAAACATGACCAATTCTTAAACCCTAATCCATTTGAAAGTTTAATTAATGGCCATGAAAGTTTCTCTAAATAAAAGTTTTGTCAAACAATGCATAAGGGCAGGAGATAAATCTTCTAAGATAAATATTTGCACTATTTTTATTGCTTGATCAAGGGTTTGAAAATAGTTTAAATACGCGCAATTTAAACTATAAGTAAAACCTGGTTAAAAGAATAAAAgcaaaaaataaatagaaatactTTACAGAAGGGCCCAATAGGAATTGACAAAAATAGTTGGTCAAAAACCACAAAGAAAATGTTCACCAAACTAGAAATATTTCGAAAGGCATTTAGAGAAAGTTTGTAGTTTGGAGAAAAATCAAATCCAAtttaagaaaagaaaaaaaggaccAAGCGAGCCAGCCCAGCCAGcctgctcctctctctctctctctctctctctctctctctctctctctctctctgccagGTGGGACGCACCCATCAGGGTCGACGCCCACCTCACATAACTGCCATCTGACGCACGCGCCCACACCGCGCACAAACCCGAGCGACCACGACCTCCACTCGTGGCCACCATGCATGCCCGCCCGACGCTCCATGCCCTATAAACACCCCCTAGGCCCCTGTGCAAAAGCCCCCTACCTGTTTTGTCGGACACCGTTAGGCTGTGCCCGTAACGCCACCGGCTCGTCTGCTTTGGCCAAGAGATCTTCGGTCAAATTCTGGCGAACCCCGACCACCCTAAGCTCAAACGTCACCACCACGTGAACCCCCACTCCACGGCGACCCTCCCAGACACTACCCCGACGCCCAGAACACCTGGGAGCACAGAGTTCACTGTCAACCGAAGCTCGCCACTGTCGAAACTCCAGGGAGCACTGTGGTCCTTTTGGCCCCGCACCATGTCCATTTGGTTTCTCTTGCTTCCGCGCATCTACTAACCCAGCCGCGCGTCCAAACACGCTCGTTTTTTAGCAGTGTGTCATCACCCGAAACTTGTTGCCCTGTCCGACACCTCTAACAAGCCCTTGTCGTCGATTCTCTC
The sequence above is a segment of the Aegilops tauschii subsp. strangulata cultivar AL8/78 chromosome 6, Aet v6.0, whole genome shotgun sequence genome. Coding sequences within it:
- the LOC109732480 gene encoding receptor like protein 22 — protein: MQCALNLHVRFHPPSDLIHIHRQGSSIHEHDSTSRLLLDLPAAMPRTTTHQTSFLLQVMTLGLLVEIQLLAHRSHAMSADAGTARCRGDQAAALLAVKRFLFFTGSATSGPATTTLPSWREGTDCCRWEGVGCNNVTGMVTALNLASRNLAGAVPDSIRNLTALEVVLLGSNKLTGPVPLDAHIFPYLTEVDLSNNSFWGTVPASFFTQPTLQRLCLNMNRLSGAIEEFQNPSATLTYVDLSSNQLTGAIPTSFAYLTALQILQLDHNNFTGTLDLNPFVRLKNLTMISASYNPLLSASGDGSKIDASNNSITSLNLAYCNLTRLPQVLRYLPELGDLDLSCNQIQGEIPQWIWRNMSSLNLSHNLFTTVGRPPHYVNIMYIDLSFNMLRGAVPFPSNGDRLDYSNNKFSSIPQSSFLRFIQINPLLERSGLTTYSVNLANNELSGPIPYSECREQYALRMLDLSGNNLSGSVPPYLLKGCGQLIMLNLRGNHLDGTWPDKTSESCQLQLIDLHGNHIQGRLPRSLARCQYLIALDIGGNHFTDSFPIWMGQLPQLRLIILRNNNFHGPVSISPLVEKNSSADYFSRVRIIDLAGNRFNGDLAPDFFKSFKSMVWDPNRTIAEYDDYTTVSAKEGFISYLVAVDVAMKQQYMRVSKVSTDLVVIDLSSNRFSGFIPRSISNLSSLHVVNLSRNAFGGNIPRELGQLARIESLDLSWNHLVGEIPQELATVTTLAWLNLSYNDLSGRIPSGSQFSTFTSSSFQGGNKGLYGCPLLVKCNLTFVTSPSSSLPPPVREGSTFEDIMLWLFVGVGFGVGFALTIVLQVVCSGRREKIAHSAR